The nucleotide sequence TTTCTTTTAGTTCAGCAATGCGTGCATCGTAGTCTGCAAGGACTTTTTTGCCTTCTTCTTCGCGGTCAAGTGCTTTTGCGTAGAATTTGAAGTTTTCCTGCCATTGTCCTTTCAGCGTTTCTGAAAAAACAGTCGGTGCAATTTTGCTTAGTTTTTCATACTGATCTTCCTGGCGCAGCTTGTTTCCGATGATGAGATCAGGCTTAAGCGCTGCGATTGCTTCTACATTAAGAGCACTTTCGTCTCCAACAACTTCAACGTCTTTCATGTCTCCGGCAATATGCTCATACCAAGGGTCGCCAATCCATGATTTAACGGCTCCCACTGGTGTTACTCCAAGTGCAAGCAGTGCTTCTGTTCCTTCGTTTGTAAGGATGACCACTTTTTCAGGCTTGCCCTTTACTTCTGTCGTGCCCATTGCGTGTTCAACTGTATAAGATTCGCCTTCTTTATCTTTGCTGCCTGTATCGGCTGATTCTTCTTTTTCGCCATTGCCGCATGCTGCTAGCATTACTGCAGATAAAACGATTGCAATCAGTGCCAGCCATGCTTTTTGATATGTAGCTTGCATATGTTCTCTTACCCCCGTATTGTATTTGATAATGATTTTCATTTACAAGTTAAATATTAATTTTTCTGATTTCCGTTGTCAACATTTAATTGAAAATGATTTTCAAAATCACTTGATTTT is from Bacillus sp. FSL H8-0547 and encodes:
- a CDS encoding iron-siderophore ABC transporter substrate-binding protein, coding for MQATYQKAWLALIAIVLSAVMLAACGNGEKEESADTGSKDKEGESYTVEHAMGTTEVKGKPEKVVILTNEGTEALLALGVTPVGAVKSWIGDPWYEHIAGDMKDVEVVGDESALNVEAIAALKPDLIIGNKLRQEDQYEKLSKIAPTVFSETLKGQWQENFKFYAKALDREEEGKKVLADYDARIAELKEKGGEKLNQDVSVVRFMAGATRIYNKDSFSGVILEQLGFTKPANLEKVFSDNPKDLFAREVTKELIPEMDGDLLFYFTYDPAESKADADKQVEEWTNDPLWKNLNAVKEGKSYQVSDAIWNTSGGVKSANLVLDDIEKLVLEN